A genomic stretch from Falco cherrug isolate bFalChe1 chromosome 3, bFalChe1.pri, whole genome shotgun sequence includes:
- the DNAJC11 gene encoding dnaJ homolog subfamily C member 11: MAAALGEEVPDNEDYYSLLNVRREASQEELKAAYRRLCMLYHPDKHRDPELKTQAERLFNLVHQAYEVLSDPQTRAIYDIYGRRGLEMEGWEVVERKRTPAEIREEFERLQREREERRLQQRTNPKGTISVGIDATDLFDRYDEEYEDVPGSSFPQIEINKMHISQSIEAPLTATDTAILSGNLSTQNGNGGGSINLALRRVTSAKGWGELEFGAGDLQGPLFGLKIFRNLTPRCFITTNCALQFSSRGIRPGLTTVLARNLDKNTMGYLQWRWGIQSAMNTSIVRDTKTSHFTVALQLGIPHSFMMVSYQHKFQDEDQTRVKGSLKAGFFGTIVEYGAERKISRHSILGATVSVGVPQGVSLKIKLNRASQTYFFPVHLTDQLLPSAVFYATVGPLVIYFAMHRLIIKPYLRAQKERELEKQRESTASDMLQKKQEAEAAVRLMQESVRRIIEAEEARMGLIVVNAWYGKFVNDNSRKNEKVKVIDVTVPLQCLVKDSKLILTEASKAGLPGFYDPCVGEEKSLKVLYQFRGVLHQVMSADNEALRIPKQSHRIDADG; this comes from the exons ATGGCGGCGGCCTTGGGGGAGGAGGTGCCGGACAACGAGGACTACTACTCGCTGCTCAACGTGCGGCGGGAG gcCTCTCAGGAAGAGCTAAAAGCTGCCTACCGCCGGCTGTGTATGCTGTACCACCCAGACAAGCACAGAGACCCAGAGCTCAAAACACAAGCTGAGCGCCTGTTTAACCTTGTTCACCAAGCGTATGAAG TGCTTAGTGATCCACAGACCAGAGCCATCTATGACATATATGGGAGGAGAGGACTGGAAATGGAAGGATGGGAG gtTGTGGAAAGGAAGAGAACTCCAGCTGAAATCAGGGAAGAATTTGAGCGTTtgcagagagagagggaagagagaaggctGCAGCAGCGAACTAATCCAAAG GGAACAATTAGCGTTGGAATAGATGCCACCGACCTCTTTGATCGTTATGACGAAGAATATGAAGATGTGCCTGGGAGCAGCTTTCCTCAGATTGAGATAAACAAAATGCACATATCCCAGTCCATTGAG GCACCGCTGACTGCCACAGACACAGCAATACTGTCTGGTAACCTTTCCACCCAGAATGGCAATGGAGGTGGATCCATTAATCTTGCTCTGAGACGAGTGACGTCTGccaagggatggggagag TTGGAGTTTGGAGCAGGAGACCTTCAGGGACCTCTCTTCGGTCTGAAGATATTCCGTAATCTTACACCAAGATG TTTCATCACTACAAACTGTGCCCTGCAGTTTTCATCGCGCGGGATCCGCCCAGGCCTCACCACGGTCCTAGCCCGCAACCTTGACAAGAACACCATGGGGTACTTGCAGTGGCGGTGGGGCATCCAGTCAGCCATGAACACTAGTATTGTCCGGGATACAAAAACCAGCCATTTCACTGTGGCATTACAG CTGGGAATCCCCCATTCTTTCATGATGGTCAGTTATCAGCATAAGTTTCAGGATGAGGATCAAACACGAGTGAAAGGTTCTCTCAA GGCGGGTTTCTTTGGGACCATAGTGGAGTATGGAGCAGAGAGGAAGATTTCCAGACACAGCATTTTAGGAGCAACCGTCAGTGTTGGTGTTCCCCAAGGAGTGTCTTTGAAAATCAA gttgAATAGGGCTAGCCAGACCTACTTCTTCCCTGTCCACTTAACAGAtcagctgcttcccagtgctGTATTCTATGCCACCGTGGGACCTCTAGTTATCTACTTTGCCATGCATAGGCTAATCATTAAACCCTACCTCAGGGCACAAAAGGAGAG AGAGCTGGAGAAGCAAAGGGAGAGTACAGCCAGTGACATGCTCCAGAAGAAGCAGGAGGCTGAAGCTGCG GTGCGGTTAATGCAAGAGTCTGTCCGGAGGATAATTGAAGCGGAGGAAGCCAGAATGG GTTTGATTGTAGTGAACGCTTGGTATGGGAAGTTTGTTAATGACAACAGCAGGAAGAATGAGAAGGTGAAAGTAATAGATGTGACTGTGCCCCTGCAGTGCTTGGTGAAAGACTCTAAACTCATCCTCACAGAGGCATCCAAG GCTGGGCTTCCAGGTTTCTACGACCCCTGCGTGGGTGAGGAGAAGAGTTTGAAAGTGCTTTATCAGTTCCGAGGAGTTCTGCACCAAGTGATGTCAGCTGACAACGAGGCCCTTAGGATACCAAAGCAAT CTCACAGAATCGATGCAGATGGCTAA